CAAAATAAGTTGAATACAAAGACACAAACGGGTATCAACTACTTAAGAAATCTAGTTGAGACACAGAAGATAATGAGTACATAAAAATCATATCTCTGCTACATGGAAAATGAAGTCATCTTCTCAGTCCTTGAAAAGAGAGACAGATTTGAGTAGATAAATAATCAACAACAACAAAGTCATGAGAACAGAACTGTGAACACATCATATTGAATATGGAGTTAAGCTGTTAATGGAGATGGAATCATTACCATCTTCCTCGCATAAGAAAAGATACCACCAGCATTACCAGCCCAGCATCACCTATCGTCTATAGCTTATATTGTTTCCCGGTCGAGTAATTAGTCAATAACCCATCGCTCTCTCTTAGCTCGATCGTCACCGTTTCTCCCGTCGTACACTCATCGCATACATAAACCTCTGACTCAAGCGGAAACACATTTCCGTAGCCACCGAGTTACAGAGAAAGATCCTTGCGTAAGTCGAAGCAACAACTGCTTCATCTCCGAATGCTCTTTGACAGGCAGGAGCGTGTTTATGTGATGATCAGAAACTGTAGAAATGGCTATTGTTATCTTACACGTTCTTCCTAATACCATGTTAGAGCTCGCTATTCCATTTTCCATCCCACTTTTACGCACAACAGTCTAGAGCTCAGCCACCTCTGTAGCCACCACCTTGGCCTCTGCCTCCACCACTTCCCGCCGCTTCTCAAAACACCTCCTTGCTCGTTTTGGATGCCACTAAATATGATATGATGAGATGATAAAAACAACTAGTATGAAGGAGAGCTCAGAGTACATTGTGGAAGGCGTCTCATAGAAGGAGCAAGTCTTCTTCTCCCGCCTCAAACTCTTTTGAATGCAATAATCAGTGGTTTGCTTAAGTCTTTTCAATTTCTGGCCACCTATGTCAGTCTCTTAAGACCCATGATCACGAAAAGGGCATCTTTTCCGATCACCATCTTCCCTTTCCATAGAGTACGTGTTGGCCTCCTATAGTTGACCTGAGTGACAAACACCAGAAAGGGATATACGAAGTGTAAAGTGATGGATTTAGATTTAAGAACTAAATCCGATGAATTGTAACTCTAAAGAAACTTTGGAGTTAGCCATTTCCCTGGGAATAAGTTTTAGAAGGTGATTGTTCAGGGGAGGGAAGCTAACCTTTTTATACTCAAAGATAAACCGCCTCGTAAGACAGAAGATCACATCGACGGCTAGATTGTGTTGATGGAGTTAAGTGGCGGTTAAATGTGATGAATCTGAAATGGAAGTATTTCGATTGGAGAAGAAGAATCTCAAATGACGCAAGCGAAACCCTAACAAAGGATTCATCAGGTTGACTTGGGCAACACAATCGCTCGAACATTGGATATGAAATCTTGCGTGGAACCCTAAATTTCTATGAGGCGTGGGTAGAGAGGATTAGGGTTGCTCGTTATTGAGATGGGTTCTTGGAACAAAGCCTGAAGTCCAAACACACAAAAGCCCATCAGTGTTGTTAACAATTAAATGAAACGCATAGTTTAAGGACAAGGGACACGTGACGATTCCTGGAAGCCTGACTTTCTGACCTGTCATCCCATGTGGCTTCATGTGAGAGATTCAAACTTTTCTTTATATATAAAGATATGTAACACAATATATGTTACAAATCTCCCCCACTTTTTTAATTCAGATAAAGGCTCCACTTCAAAGGCCGAAGAGAACAAAATCGTAGAATATTCAAAATGTGGTGCGATAATGTGGGCTTCGGAGAGCACTGGTACAGACTCCAAAACAGGTGAACCAACATTCACGATTTGCTATAGTCATGGCCAAATAAAGCTTCCACCGATCAAGCAACCTCCAGCACTGCTAGAAGAACTTCTGCAGCTAAGGTGGTTTCGAGATACTATTCGAGTATATAATTATGTACTAGCTTTCACATTCATTGGAATGAAAATGGATTATAGTGTGGTGCATGCGCCTGGTCCTTACATTATACGAATCCAAGGTCAAACCCACCATAGGATTGGGTCGCTTATACCGCAACAAGGCCGTCTCTCAGAATTTCTCCAGCTGTATATACTTGATACACACAACGAGGTTAGAAACCGGTTAAATGCGATGGGATAACCCTCAACAGAAGGTAATCTTGATGAGACAACATTGGAGCGCTTGATCGAGATGATTGACGAGAATAATTGTTTGGCTAAGATTTTCCGACGCGCACGTAACTACTACGAAAGTTTCGGGAAAGAGTTTACAATTAGGTTGCTCCAAGATAAGGGGAAAGAAAAGAATATGATATTCCCAGTTCAAGTGAGGTGGCAGGCCTAATCGTAGGGGATATGTCAGAAACAAATGGAGAACGAGATATTGTAGTCCAGTTCCAATCTGACACTTTGCAGCAGATATGTGATGATCACCCTCTATACATGAGCCTTCAATATCCTCTTCTGTTTCCATATGGTGAGTATGGTTTTCACACCGAAATCCCATTACATCTTGAAACTGGCACTTCAAGAACAAGGCAATTCTTAACCATACGCCAATTCTACGCTGCGCAAATACAAGCACGTCTTAACCAAAGGATGACATTGATTAAAGGCGGTCGTCTCCTCCATCAATATATTGTGGACATTTATACAGCAATAGAAGAAGACCGGTTAAGGTGGGCTAGAAATAATCAAGATATCTTGAGAGCTGAACTATACGGTAATGTACTCGATGATGTTTGCAAAAGTGACACTGACGCTAGAATTATTGGTCAAAGGTCAAAGGTTTACAATGTTCAACACATCAACCAGGAGTGATACAATCACATAATTAAGGACAAACACAAAGATTTATGCTGTTATGACAAGTAAGTTATTACACTAAATAAATAAACATGGCTTGGTATCAACTTATAATAATTTAGCTAACATAATCTTTACCAATTTCAGGCTGATCCTTTGTATGGTCTGCGTTCGAAGTTTTTATCATTCAAAAGACTTAGCCTCCTTTTTTTTTTATTTGTAATAATTTAAGTTTTTTTTTGTTATTTTAACCATTGCATAAGTTTATTAGTTACCAAATTTCAATAATTTAGAAAATACATTGATCTCATTCTAAACAAAACATTATAATTTATAATTGAAAAATAAACTTCTATACACTTTTCCGCGCCAGAGACTCTAGTCTACAGTAAAAGGAAGAAAACCAAACAATAATGGGATTTTCGAGTAGTAAATAGTTTGAATATTATATTTTCAATCAACAGAAATGCCTTGTGTTTTTTTTTTTTTGAACAAATTTCTAAAATGCGAAAATGCCTTGTGTTTAGGCCACCATTAACCGGGGTGCTTACCCCGGTGCTTAACCATTTTTTTAAAAAAAAAATGAAAAAAGTAAGCAGCAGCGCTTGAACAAGCGCAGTACTGTTCGCGGACGCCACTGACACGTGGCGGCCCGCGATTAGTTCATTTTTAAATTTTTTTTAAAAATCAGATAAAAACCAAAAAAAAAAAAGTTAAGCACCTCAGATGTTAATTATGTCCTTGATAGGCGCTACGTTTGAGAAAAGAGAAAGAAGGTGTGAATGCGAATGAGGAGCCGGATGTTTCTCATGCATGGGGTGGGGTACGAGCGGAGTCAACAACTTCATGGTTCTTACCTTAACCACGTGTCACGCATGTGTTACACTACCCAGATTCTACTGACTCACAGACTCGTTATTAAACTCGTAACTTTTTTATTTTGTTGGTAAAACAGACACCAAAATAAACCAAATACTACTAAAAAACAAAAAGAAACTGAACCCAGAGCTGTTTCACTTTCATCAAACAAAAAACAAGATACTAAAGAAAATATATATAAAGAAGATCAAATTATTGTCGAAAGAAGAATCGAATTAATCTTTAGTTTTTTTTGTTCGTCCTCTAAAAAAAATTATTTAGATCTTTGTGAACATCTGTAGAAAACAAGAATTCTACGAGATACATACCAAAATGACGGACGCCCACACTACCCGGACGATAGTCGGAATCATCGGTAAGTCCTCGAAATCTTTTATTATGTTCAATCAACAAAACAAAACCTTGCCATAATCAATAAAAAAATTATCCATTATTAAAGTTCTATAATTATTTTTTGGTAATTTGTTCAGGAAACATGATATCTTTCGGCTTGTTCTGCGCTCCAATGTAAGATACATGTTACATTTTTGTAGTTGTTACATGATGTTACACTGATGCATATGATGATATATATGTGTGTGTGTGTGTATGTGGTATTATATATGCAGACCAACGATGGTGAAGATATGGAAGATGAAATCGGTGTCGGAGTTTAAGCCAGATCCTTACGTAGCTACGGTTCTAAACTGCATGATGTGGACTTTTTATGGACTTCCTTTTGTACAACCCGACAGTCTCCTCGTCATTACCATTAATGGAACTGGTCTTTTCATGGAACTCGTTTATGTCACCATCTTCTTCATCTTCGCTACCTCGCCTATCCGCGTAAGTTTCTAATCCCTCAAACGTGAACACTCGCCCATGAGCGCATGCACGATTAGGCGTTCGTTTTTAATAACCATGAAGATCTCTAGAAAGATCTGGGAGGGTGTCTTATATACCTATTAGATGAAGTTTTGATTTGTATACAGAGAAAGATCACAATAGCGATGATGATTGAGGTGATATTCATGGCGGTGGTGATCTTCTGCACATTGTACTTTTTGCCTACAACAAAACAGAGATCTATGCTTATTGGGATCTTGTGCATTGTTTTCAATGTTATCATGTATGCTTCTCCTTTAACCGTCATGGTATGCCATTCTTCTTTCTCATTTCTCTATGATACTAATTTAACTTGGGGTAGTGATTCAAATCATCTTTGAAACTATATAATGAGATGATATAAAAGGTTTAAACCAACATATTGCTAAAACTAGCATACATGATGGAAAGTTAATTTAGCTAAGATAATCATGGTTTATGAGAGTTGAATTTATCTCAAAAAAATTGTAACCGGTTTCACGAACAAGACTACAAGAGTCTAGACTAAATCACGGATACAAGAGTTCTTATTTCTTGTTGTCTTGTTAACTAACATTTAATGGGTTTAATTAATGTGGGAACAGAAACTTGTGATAAAGACAAAGAGCGTGCCGCTCTTCCTGTCATTAGCCAGCTTAATGAACGGAATCGTTTGGGTCATTTATGCTTGTCTTAAATTCGACCCCTATATTTTGGTAAGCTTCAGTTTTCACCCCTGTAACCTTCAACTCAATCGATATCATTCCTTTAGAATAAAAAGACGCTAACATATTGATTTTTTATCATGAAAACAGATTCCAAATGGTCTTGGATCAATATCAGGAATAGTACAACTTATACTATACGCAACTTACTATAAAACAACGAACTGGAACGGGGAAGATGATGATAAAGAAAAGGGCTACTCAAATGCTGAAATAGAGCTTGGCCGAGCTTGACAATTGCACTGATGTGTCGCACATTTACAATTGTTCTCTGACAACATCTAGTTGATAATGACCAGCTTCATCGTTAGGTTAAGGTAGAATCAGAAGAGATGCCAAAGAATGAAGAAGAAGCAACCACAGAAGCTACAAACTTTACTTGAGTTGGAAGAAAGAAAGGGGTTTTACTTCATTGGCTGAAAAGTGAAATGGTTATAACTTTGGCAAGTTGAATCTATGTGATTTGTTACATTTATATTCTTTTATGGGATTATTTTGTAATATTTTTTTTGCAAGCTGTAAAAGAAGAAAAAAAAACAAATTCCCCATTACGAATTTACGACTGATGTTTAAGAACAGAGTGATAAAACATGGGTTACAAATTCCCCATTTGCTCACCAAGTCTAATATGATTGGCTAGGGATTAAAAGCGTAATTCACTCTCAGTGGTCTATCCGGTTCGTTATGAATTCGATTTTAGAAACGAACCAATCATCTAAACCGGAATGTGCGATAACGATCTTTAAAACACGGAGGACCAGATATTCCCGACAACGATTTAATTATGTTGTCATCATCATCACCGGCCTCCACCACCGCACATCCTCCTCCGTCGCCGGAAACATACCAAACTCCTCTGAGATTACTTTCCTTGCCGCAGATTACCCGTAGATACCTTTTCAAGACTCTCTCCTTATGTCTCGCCGCACCATCACTCTCCATCGCACCAGTCCACGCACGTGGCCTCTTTCAAATGCCCCCTCTCCGTCTCTCTAATCGGTACGAATGCTCTTGCTATAAAACTGACATGTTATTGGTGAGATTTCAATTCACACTGAACAGTGAAGAGTTGGTTTCATTACCGTACACCTGACTCCCAACTCCCAAGCCTCTGGTTCTTGTTCTTGATTCTTGATGTGTTTTGGTTTCTGCTTGAAACAAGTTACTACCTGGTGAGAGCTGGTGAATCTGATTACGAAAGCTTGGGGGTCATCAACACAAACCCGGTGGCCAAAACATCGGTAGATAGCGGATTGTCGGAGAAAGGTAAGAAGCAGACGGTGAGAGCTGCGTTACAGTTAAAGGAAATGGGGGCATGTGACAGAAACTGTTGGCTCTGGCCTTCCATTACACAGAGAGCTTATCAGGCTGCTGAAATCATCGCTTCCATCAATGGGATTAGTCGCAGGTACTTGTTACATAATACAACTCTAGAATCTAATCTTTGTGGTGGTTAAGCGTGTTTAATTGTTATTTTATTGCAGCTATATAGTTCCGGAATATAGCTTCCTTGATGCTCGCGGTTTAGGAGCTTACGAAGGCAAGAAGCTTGATTCCATATCAGAAGTAAGATTTTGACATTTGCACATGTTGAAGTAGGCTACGACACATTTATCCGAAAACTGAAGAATCAAACTGAACCAAAGAAGAGTGCCCAAATTTCTATATCTCTAGAATCAAGAAAAACCGAAAGAGTATCCAAATTTCTGTAATACAATTTACATACTTATAAATATTAACTATATTTAGCTTTCAAATAATCGAGTATTTCTAAAACTATTATTTATAAACCGAAATATTATAAATTATCCGAATTATCCAATTTTTTATCTGAAACCCCAAAATTCTAATATTTAATCCAAAAATCTATATTTCTAATTTTAGCCCGAATTAACCAAAAATTCAGAATCGAACCAGAACCAGATTGGATCCAAAATTATCTTGGATATTAGCTAGTTTCCAACTTTGTTGCCTAAACCAAACTGAAAACCAAAATGACTGAATCGTGACTGAATCAGTTTTCCTAAATACCTGAATGAGTACTATATTCTAGAACCGAAAAACTGGAAACTGAAACAAACCAAACCGGTACGAATTTCTATGCCTAGGTTGAAGTATTGTACTATTGTGTTTTTGGCCAGGTGTATGCATTAGACTCAATATCGATGAAGACAAAACCTCCTCCTATAACCGATGGTACGCCTAATGAGAGTGTGTCAGATGTATTCGTGCGTGTGACGCAGCTCATGTCCATTCTCGAGACTCAATACTCAGAGGACACGGTCGTCATTGTATCGCCTGATTCAGACAACTTATCTATCTTACAAGCTGGTGTTCAAGGCCTCGACCTACGAAGGCATTCAGAGTTGTATTTTGGACCAGGAGAAGTAAGATTGTTAGATGCAGACAGCATCCCTGTCTATAAGCAACCTGCATCTGCTGTATATAAATGCACAAACCCACCAAACTGTGACTAATGTCAGTTCTGTTAGTATATTAAGTTCAGATACAGTTATGATTAAAGACACATAATGTTGAAGTTCAAGTTTAGATTGCAATGCAGGTGTTAGTAAATTCTACAAAAAAATGGAGTCATAATTTTGTTATATAATCTTTAAATCATCATAGTTTTGTAATCGTAAGTTAGATATATGGATGTGAAATCAATGATGAAGTAAGAAACGATCTTGGGTTTTACTT
The DNA window shown above is from Brassica oleracea var. oleracea cultivar TO1000 chromosome C3, BOL, whole genome shotgun sequence and carries:
- the LOC106333798 gene encoding bidirectional sugar transporter SWEET5, which produces MTDAHTTRTIVGIIGNMISFGLFCAPIPTMVKIWKMKSVSEFKPDPYVATVLNCMMWTFYGLPFVQPDSLLVITINGTGLFMELVYVTIFFIFATSPIRRKITIAMMIEVIFMAVVIFCTLYFLPTTKQRSMLIGILCIVFNVIMYASPLTVMKLVIKTKSVPLFLSLASLMNGIVWVIYACLKFDPYILIPNGLGSISGIVQLILYATYYKTTNWNGEDDDKEKGYSNAEIELGRA
- the LOC106331547 gene encoding uncharacterized protein LOC106331547; protein product: MLSSSSPASTTAHPPPSPETYQTPLRLLSLPQITRRYLFKTLSLCLAAPSLSIAPVHARGLFQMPPLRLSNRYYLVRAGESDYESLGVINTNPVAKTSVDSGLSEKGKKQTVRAALQLKEMGACDRNCWLWPSITQRAYQAAEIIASINGISRSYIVPEYSFLDARGLGAYEGKKLDSISEVYALDSISMKTKPPPITDGTPNESVSDVFVRVTQLMSILETQYSEDTVVIVSPDSDNLSILQAGVQGLDLRRHSELYFGPGEVRLLDADSIPVYKQPASAVYKCTNPPNCD